The Drosophila mauritiana strain mau12 chromosome 2R, ASM438214v1, whole genome shotgun sequence genome has a segment encoding these proteins:
- the LOC117136017 gene encoding uncharacterized protein LOC117136017, which yields MSRGNDLDADLEVDLQEGDRDSQSAATTVTLEERPGKPQVRFFSIGPSSYQVRCPLCQQNSKTETVEMTGALGQLSCLLSTLSCCFPIFALTFVYSCLQSRLKSKRVFCSRCGGHLGFHWRPT from the exons ATGTCTCGGGGGAACGACTTGGATGCGGATCTGGAGGTGGATCTCCAGGAGGGGGACAGGGATAGCCAGTCGGCGGCCACCACAGTCACGCTGGAGGAGCGCCCTGGCAAGCCCCAGGTGCGATTCTTCAGCATCGGACCCAGCAGCTACCAGGTGCGGTGTCCATTGTGCCAGCAGAATTCGAAAACGGAAACCGTGGAGATGACAGGAGCACTGGGCCAGCTCAGCTGCCTCTTGTCCACTTTGTCCTG TTGCTTTCCCATCTTTGCTTTGACGTTCGTCTACTCCTGTCTGCAGAGTCGCCTGAAATCGAAGCGTGTGTTCTGCAGCCGATGCGGTGGTCACCTGGGCTTCCACTGGCGTCCCACTTAG
- the LOC117136015 gene encoding lipopolysaccharide-induced tumor necrosis factor-alpha factor homolog produces MDSKQPPPYSEQSGYTPAQTYQPGGPTQPPLYPPMPQPPQSSTVIIQTTTTSNLVPIGSGPTRIRCPSCHAEVLTTVKATPSGRTHCWALILCLFICWPCVCLPYCMDSCQNANHYCPNCSAYIGTYEN; encoded by the exons ATGGACAGCAAGCAGCCTCCACCGTACAGTGAACAGTCCGGATACACTCCCGCACAAACCTATCAGCCCGGTGGCCCCACCCAGCCACCTCTGTACCCACCGATGCCGCAGCCACCGCAGTCCTCAACGGTGATCATCCAGACCACCACAACCTCCAACCTGGTGCCCATCGGCAGTGGACCCACCCGGATCCGCTGCCCCTCCTGTCACGCCGAAGTACTGACCACCGTGAAGGCCACTCCCTCCGGCAGGACGCACTGCTGGGCCCTCATCCTGTGCCTGTTCAT CTGCTGGCCGTGCGTGTGTCTTCCGTACTGCATGGACTCCTGCCAGAATGCCAACCACTACTGCCCCAACTGCAGCGCCTACATCGGCACCTACGAGAACTAA
- the LOC117136009 gene encoding uncharacterized protein LOC117136009 — protein MASTESLDGSAFEGDISSIPQVGHLTTEPQELECPACEQLQTTHVKSEAVTVLQKIACSLNVLLCCNPIRWKGRHDVNHYCSSCGCFIGRDITLSWYKRTLFRLQRGEVEDNGRWQRFRKVEKEQLDEKKLGRQRKAIESKRSNENY, from the exons ATGGCCAGCACCGAGAGTCTGGATGGCAGTGCCTTCGAGGGGGACATCTCGTCCATTCCGCAGGTGGGCCACCTGACCACTGAGCCCCAGGAGTTGGAGTGTCCAGCCTGCGAGCAGTTGCAGACTACCCACGTGAAGTCGGAGGCAGTGACCGTTCTGCAGAAGATTGCCTGCTCTCTAAATGTGCTTCTCTGCTG TAACCCCATTCGCTGGAAGGGCCGTCATGATGTCAATCACTACTGCAGCTCCTGTGGCTGCTTCATTGGACGCGACATCACTCTGAGTTGGTACAAGAGGACCCTCTTCCGGCTGCAACGAGGCGAGGTGGAGGACAACGGACGCTGGCAGAGATTCCGCAAGGTGGAGAAGGAGCAGCTGGATGAGAAAAAACTGGGCAGACAGCGCAAGGCCATCGAATCGAAGCGTTCCAATGagaattattaa
- the LOC117136002 gene encoding uncharacterized protein LOC117136002 yields the protein MSRQLKFHLQAPDDEEFPADLVEINLNPNCGQVKQKSAQALDQLLLATPPHRGYPYGYAEDSEPETYFCRKSNSTGQLAEKVSPPPPAATNISCLRQMYCPECHERLHEQGVRLERLLTMCCFALLPIYPCCPRRFTNDCKVICGKCGYLLGAWKRQ from the exons ATGAGCCGTCAGCTGAAGTTCCACCTGCAAGCTCCCGACGACGAGGAGTTCCCAGCGGATCTGGTGGAGATTAACCTGAACCCCAACTGCGGCCAGGTCAAGCAGAAGTCGGCTCAGGCCCTGGAccagctgctcctggccacgcccccacacAGAGGCTATCCCTACGGCTATGCCGAGGACTCCGAGCCGGAGACCTACTTCTGCCGGAAGAGCAACTCCACGGGCCAGCTGGCCGAGAAGGTATCGCCTCCGCCACCCGCGGCCACCAACATCAGTTGCCTCCGCCAGATGTACTGTCCGGAGTGCCACGAGCGATTGCACGAGCAGGGAGTGCGCCTGGAGCGACTCCTTACCATGTG CTGCTTCGCCCTGCTGCCAATCTATCCCTGCTGCCCGAGGCGCTTCACCAACGATTGCAAGGTCATCTGCGGCAAGTGTGGATACCTCTTGGGGGCATGGAAAAGACAGTGA
- the LOC117136013 gene encoding lipopolysaccharide-induced tumor necrosis factor-alpha factor homolog — protein sequence MAGYFSACPAANMSCTWVGRAPEPVDMEMVTVTTQPDYGVVVTQIPVYTLNGVGAGALPLAVGSKPMRVRCPSCRGEVTTSLVTSPTRKTHLCALTLYICCCWPFICLPYFINYCKSVQHYCPNCGCHIGSYSI from the exons ATGGCGGGCTATTTCAGTGCATGCCCCGCCGCAAACATGAGCTGCACATGGGTGGGCAGAGCTCCAGAACCGGTCGACATGGAAATGGTGACCGTAACCACGCAGCCAGACTATGGGGTGGTGGTGACCCAGATACCCGTCTACACCCTAAACGGAGTGGGGGCGGGCGCACTTCCGCTGGCTGTGGGCTCCAAGCCGATGAGGGTGAGGTGTCCGTCCTGCAGGGGCGAGGTCACCACCAGTCTGGTCACGTCCCCCACCCGCAAGACCCACCTGTGCGCTCTGACCTTGTATATCTGCTG CTGCTGGCCCTTCATCTGCCTTCCCTACTTCATCAACTACTGCAAGAGTGTCCAGCACTACTGTCCCAACTGTGGATGCCACATTGGGAGCTATAGCATTTGA
- the LOC117135987 gene encoding KH domain-containing, RNA-binding, signal transduction-associated protein 1-like, whose amino-acid sequence MAQKFLGDLDEKQPPNQDQPTQEQPSKEQPTQEQPSKEQPAKEQPTHLPRVNEVVQKFLADLDEERKRLSAEFPLCALLIDEAVDRVYGTGHIPGKERFSDVYQQKPMKITQKVFVPVNQFPKFNFVGKILGPKGNSLRRLQEESQCKIAIKGRSSIRDRNKEEQLRSSGDRRYAHLEKNLFLEVSTVAPPAECYARIAYALAEIRKYLIPDDNDEVWHEQQRELMEMNPELAKNTKGLNLPAFRSVFEKMIGGKRTGVAKYNKLIKRDKENPPKSVFDETFGGNRTGVPKYNNLIKRDKENPPEVADMEEVAYDYDEHRMPPSRPSVGYENIIPRPSIIATKAAPFKRPYPYPTDMNRMREPPIKSYKPNSHTILKKFINNSAPVDFVAPRYTRKQRTMLAL is encoded by the exons ATGGCCCAAAAGTTTCTCGGCGATTTGGACGAGAAACAGCCACCCAACCAAGACCAACCTACCCAGGAGCAACCTAGCAAGGAACAACCTACCCAGGAGCAACCTAGCAAGGAGCAACCTGCCAAGGAGCAACCTACCCACCTGCCGCGTGTGAACGAGGTAGTCCAAAAGTTTCTCGCCGATTTGGACGAGGAGCGCAAGCGATTGTCCGCGGAGTTTCCACTTTGCGCACTGCTAATAGACGAGG CTGTGGACCGTGTCTACGGCACTGGTCATATTCCCGGCAAGGAGCGCTTTTCAGACGTGTACCAGCAGAAGCCGATGAAGATTACCCAAAAGGTCTTCGTGCCCGTTAATCAGTTTCCCAAG TTCAACTTCGTTGGCAAGATCCTCGGGCCCAAGGGGAACTCACTGCGTCGCCTTCAGGAGGAGAGCCAGTGCAAGATTGCCATTAAGGGTCGCAGTTCGATCCGCGATCGTAACAAAGAGGAGCAGCTGCGCAGCTCCGGCGACCGGAGATATGCCCATCTTGAGAAGAATCTCTTTCTGGAGGTCAGCACGGTGGCCCCTCCGGCGGAGTGCTATGCCCGCATAGCCTACGCCCTGGCCGAGATCCGAAAGTATCTTATTCCAGACGATAACGACGAGGTTTGGCACGAGCAGCAGCGCGAGCTGATGGAAATGAATCccgagttggccaaaaacacTAAAGGACTCAATCTGCCTGCCTTTAG ATCTGTCTTTGAAAAGATGATTGGAGGCAAAAGAACTGGGGTTGCCAAGTACAACAAACTGATTAAGCGAGATAAGGAAAATCCGCCCAA ATCTGTCTTCGACGAGACATTTGGAGGCAACAGAACTGGGGTTCCCAAGTACAACAACCTGATTAAGCGAGATAAGGAAAATCCGCCCGA AGTCGCCGATATGGAGGAGGTGGCCTATGATTATGATGAACATCGTATGCCCCCCAGTCGTCCGTCTGTGGGCTATGAGAACATCATAC CACGTCCATCAATAATAGCGACAAAGGCTGCGCCATTTAAACGTCCATATCCGTATCCGACTGACATGAATCGTATGCGCGAACCGCCCATCAAGTCCTATAAACCCAATTCGCATACAATACttaaaaagtttataaataataGTGCTCCGGTTGATTTTGTCGCACCCCGCTATACAAGAAAACAAAGGACAATGCTTGCGTTATAA
- the LOC117136010 gene encoding lipopolysaccharide-induced tumor necrosis factor-alpha factor homolog, translating to MHDYKRVDSPPPYSDDFATAPPAEADMQQNLASPAHPYPLIPVMAQTMPVLQPVSVVQNQTTVLVDTPGQGMICPHCNARVRLRVEHHPTGSTYCMAALLCIFFCWPCVCAPCCCNCFYKTSQYCPNCKACLGSF from the exons ATGCATGATTACAAGCGCGTGGACTCCCCGCCGCCCTACTCGGATGACTTCGCCACCGCTCCCCCTGCGGAGGCCGACATGCAGCAGAACCTGGCGTCGCCCGCACATCCCTATCCGCTGATTCCCGTGATGGCCCAAACCATGCCGGTGTTGCAGCCCGTAAGCGTGGTGCAAAACCAGACAACAGTGCTGGTGGACACACCCGGCCAGGGAATGATCTGTCCCCACTGCAACGCCCGGGTTCGCCTTCGCGTGGAGCACCATCCCACCGGATCAACTTACTGCATGGCCGCGTTGCTCTGCATATTCTT CTGCTGGCCCTGCGTCTGCGCCccttgctgctgcaactgttTCTACAAGACCTCCCAGTACTGCCCCAACTGCAAAGCCTGCTTGGGTTCGTTTTGA